A genome region from Anastrepha obliqua isolate idAnaObli1 chromosome 4, idAnaObli1_1.0, whole genome shotgun sequence includes the following:
- the LOC129244225 gene encoding uncharacterized protein LOC129244225 gives FQFVVIALCVFASLAAHNLCVYAQEGINNYLDVETPNFFQYNSPLRQPDSLRSPQYFDFLSTLYRRDAAKADLFRPYVRSRRAVVDAPLSVPLDVSLSPVARVAASGAALIDERPRRAIVFRPLFVYKQQQIRREELSKRRRRV, from the coding sequence TTCCAGTTCGTCGTCATCGCACTTTGCGTTTTTGCATCACTGGCTGCCCACAATCTTTGTGTCTATGCGCAGGAAGGCATTAATAATTATTTGGATGTTGAGACtccaaattttttccaatacaATTCACCACTGAGGCAACCGGATAGTCTACGCTCGCCGCAATACTTTGATTTCCTGAGTACACTGTACCGCCGAGATGCCGCTAAGGCGGATCTTTTCCGTCCGTACGTGAGATCCCGTCGGGCCGTTGTCGATGCACCGCTCTCTGTGCCATTAGATGTGTCTTTGTCGCCTGTGGCACGCGTTGCAGCGTCGGGAGCTGCATTGATCGATGAGCGCCCACGTCGCGCCATCGTTTTCCGGCCGCTGTTTGtctacaagcaacaacaaattcgTAGGGAGGAGTTGTCGAAACGTCGTCGTCGCGTGTAA